AAAATAACAGGGTTCTTGCCCTTTCTATAGATGCCCCTCTAAGTTTTTCTCTCAAAGTTGAGAAAGGGTTTCGTTTAGCAGATCTCGCCTTAAGAAACCTTCTTCCAGGTCCCTATAGAAAATGGGTTCTTTCTTACCATACCCTTATGGGAATCCCATTAAGAGGATTGCTTCTTGCTCAAAAGCTAAGCCCCTATTGTGGCACTATTCTTGAGACCCATCCCCGGGCAAGCTTCTACTTTCTTCTTCCTGAGGAAAAAAGATATCTTGCCAGTAAATATAAAAAAGAGGGACTTTTCCCCGAGGAAACAGATTTTCTTATAAACTATTTTGAAAAGCACTTTTTTATTAAACTCCCCAAGATGGTCTTTGATAAAGCAGATTTTTTAGATGCCTTTATCTGTTCTTTAACTTCCTATATTTATGTAAAAGCTCCAGAAAAACTCCTTTTCTTACCACAAGAAGAAGATTTAACAGGATTTGGTCCTTTTGTGATTTACTTTAAAAAAAGAAAAGTCGCATTAAAATTAGAAAAAAATTTGAGGTGAGAGCGGATGTTTGCAAGACTCTTTAAAATCTTTTCCAAGGATCTGGCTATAGACCTTGGCACAGCTAACACCCTTATCTATCTTGAAGGTAAGGGTATAATCCTCAAAGAGCCTTCCGTGGTTGCAGTTAAAGAGGATGGACGATACAAAAAAGTGCTTGCCGTTGGAGATGAGGCTAAAAGGATGCTGGGGAAAACCCCGGGGCTTATCAAAGCAGTTAGACCTTTAAGGGAAGGAGTAATTGCTGACTTTGAGGTCACCGAGGCCATGATTCGCTATTTTATCCAGAAAGTGCATAACAGGTCTTACTTAGTTAAACCAAGGATTATTATCAGTGTCCCTTCAGGAACTACTCAAGTGGAAAGGCGGGCTGTAAAGGAGAGTGCTGAAAGTGCAGGTGCCCGTGAGGTCTATCTCATTGAAG
This window of the Caldimicrobium thiodismutans genome carries:
- a CDS encoding DUF429 domain-containing protein, producing the protein MFYYLGVDLGGGSNTWAVALKKLPKRGLLLENVLSFNETELKNVTSEEIFAFVKNNRVLALSIDAPLSFSLKVEKGFRLADLALRNLLPGPYRKWVLSYHTLMGIPLRGLLLAQKLSPYCGTILETHPRASFYFLLPEEKRYLASKYKKEGLFPEETDFLINYFEKHFFIKLPKMVFDKADFLDAFICSLTSYIYVKAPEKLLFLPQEEDLTGFGPFVIYFKKRKVALKLEKNLR